One genomic region from Cygnus olor isolate bCygOlo1 chromosome 29, bCygOlo1.pri.v2, whole genome shotgun sequence encodes:
- the DDX23 gene encoding probable ATP-dependent RNA helicase DDX23 isoform X1 has protein sequence MAGELADKKDRDASPVKEERKRSRSPDRDRDRDRDRDRDRKGSPGKDRKRHRSRDRRRGSRSRSRSRSKSVDRDRRHKDRDRDRGKKDRDREKDGHRRDKDRKRSSLSPSRGKDSKSRKERDSRKAEEEEENALKKEKAQPLSLEELLAKKKAEEEAEAKPKFLSKAEREAEALRRRQQEVEERQRLLEEERKKRKQFQEMGRKMLGKVSPLPGCEGLWWDPPEPPSLAVGCWALLRSFPCSPEDPQERERRERRERMERETNGTEDEEGRQKIREEKDKSKELHAIKERYLGGVKKRRRTRHLNDRKFVFEWDASEDTSIDYNPLYKERHQVQLLGRGFIAGIDLKQQKREQSRFYGDLMEKRRTLEEKEQEEARLRKLRKKEAKQRWDDRHWSQKKLDEMTDRDWRIFREDYSITTKGGKIPNPIRSWKDSSLPPHILEVIDKCGYKEPTPIQRQAIPIGLQNRDIIGVAETGSGKTAAFLIPLLVWITTLPKIDRIEESDQGPYAIILAPTRELAQQIEEETIKFGKPLGIRTVAVIGGISREDQGFRLRMGCEIVIATPGRLIDVLENRYLVLSRCTYVVLDEADRMIDMGFEPDVQKILEHMPVTNQKPDTDEAEDPEKMLANFESGKHKYRQTVMFTATMPPAVERLARSYLRRPAVVYIGSAGKPHERVEQKVFLMSESEKRKKLLAILEQGFDPPIIIFVNQKKGCDVLAKSLEKMGYNACTLHGGKGQEQREFALSNLKAGAKDILVATDVAGRGIDIHDVSMVVNYDMAKNIEDYIHRIGRTGRAGKSGVAITFLTKEDSTVFYDLKQAILESPVSSCPPELANHPDAQHKPGTILTKKRREETIFA, from the exons ATGGCTGGAGAACTGGCGGACAAGAAGGACCGGGACGCGTCGCCCGTCAAGGAGGAGAGGAAACGCTCCCGTTCCCCGGACAGGGACCGAGACCGGGACAGGGACCGCGACCGGGACCGCAAGGGGTCCCCCGGCAAGGACAGGAAGCGGCACCGGTCCCGGGACAGGAGGCGAGGCAGCCGCTCCCGCTCCCGGTCCCGCTCCAAGTCGGTAGACAG GGACCGCCGGCACAAAGACCGAGATCGAGACCGGGGCAAGAAGGACCGGGACCGGGAGAAGGATGGGCACCGGCGGGACAAGGACAGGAAGAGATCCAG CTTGTCCCCAAGCAGGGGCAAGGACTCGAAGTCCCGGAAGGAGCGGGATTCGCGGAAAgcggaggaagaggaggagaatgCGCTGAAGAAGGAGAAG GCCCAGCCCCTGTCcttggaggagctgctggcgaagaagaaagctgaagaggAGGCAGAAGCTAAG CCCAAGTTCCTGTCCAAGGCAGAGCGGGAGGCAGAGGCTTtgcggcggcggcagcaggaggtggaggagcGGCAgcggctgctggaggaggagaggaagaaaaggaagcagttCCAGGAAATGGGGAGGAAGATGCTAGGTAAGGTGTCGCCCCTGCCTGGGTGCGAGGGGCTGTGGTGGGACCCCCCGGAGCCTCCCAGCCTCGCTGTGGGGTGCTGGGCTCTTCTGAggtccttcccctgctccccagaaGACCCCCAGGAGCGTGAGCGCAGGGAGCGCCGGGAGCGCATGGAGCGGGAGACCAACGGCACGGAGGACGAGGAGGGCAGGCAGAAGATTCGGGAGGAGAAAGACAAGAGCAAAGAGCTCCACGCCATcaag GAGCGCTACCTGGGAGGGGTGAAGAAGCGGAGACGCACCCGGCACCTGAACGACCGCAAGTTTGTCTTTGAGTGGGATGCGTCAGAGGACACGTCCATTGACTACAACCCGCT GTACAAGGAACGGCACCaagtgcagctgctgggccGGGGATTCATCGCAGGGATCGacctgaagcagcagaaaagggaGCAGTCGCGTTTCTACGGGGACCTGATGGAAAAGAGGCGAAcgctggaggagaaggagcaagAGGA GGCCAGGCTGCGGAAGCTGAGGAAGAAGGAGGCCAAGCAGCGCTGGGATGACCGCCACTGGTCCCAGAAGAAGCTGGACGAGATGACAGACAGGGACTGGCGTATTTTCCGTGAGGACTACAGCATCACCACCAAAGGGGGCAAGATCCCCAACCCCATCCGCTCCTGGAAGGACTCATCCCTGCCCCCCCACATCCTGGAGGTCATCGACAAGTGCGGCTACAAG GAGCCCACCCCGATCCAGCGCCAGGCGATCCCCATCGGCCTGCAGAACCGCGACATCATCGGCGTGGCTGAGACGGGCAGCGGCAAAACGGCCGCTTTCCTCATCCCCCTGCTCGTCTGGATCACGACCCTGCCCAAAATCGACCG GATCGAGGAGTCGGACCAGGGTCCCTACGCCATCATCTTGGCCCCTACTCGAGAGCTGGCCCAGCAGATCGAGGAGGAAACCATCAAGTTTGGGAAGCCGCTGGGCATCCGCACGGTGGCCGTGATCGGAGGAATCTCCCGCGAGGACCAAGGCTTCCGGCTGCGCATGGGCTGCGAG ATCGTCATCGCCACGCCGGGGCGTCTCATTGACGTGCTGGAGAACCGCTACCTGGTGCTGAGCCGCTGCACCTACGTGGTGCTGGACGAGGCGGACCGCATGATCGATATGGGCTTCGAGCCCGACGTGCAGAAGATCCTGGAGCACATGCCCGTCACCAACCAAAAACCTGACACGGACGAGGCTGAGGACCCCGAGAAGATGCTGGCGAACTTCGAGTCGGGGAAGCACAAGTACAGGCAG ACCGTCATGTTCACGGCCACCATGCCGCCGGCGGTGGAGCGCCTGGCCCGCAGCTACCTCCGCCGTCCGGCTGTGGTCTACATCGGCTCCGCCGGCAAGCCGCACGAGCGGGTGGAGCAGAAGGTCTTCCTCATGTCGGAGTCGGAGAAGAG GAAGAAGCTGTTAGCCATTCTGGAGCAGGGCTTCGACCCGCCCATTATCATTTTTGTCAACCAGAAGAAGGGCTGCGATGTGCTGGCGAAGTCGCTGGAGAAGATGGGG TACAACGCCTGCACCCTGCACGGCGGCAAAGGCCAGGAGCAGCGAGAGTTCGCCCTCTCCAACCTGAAGGCCGGGGCCAAGGACATCCTGGTGGCCACGGATGTGGCCGGCCGCGGTATCGACATCCACGACGTCTCCATGGTCGTCAACTACGACATGGCCAAGAACATCGAGG ATTACATCCACCGCATCGGGCGGACGGGCCGCGCGGGGAAGAGCGGCGTGGCCATCACCTTCCTCACCAAGGAGGACTCCACCGTCTTCTACGACCTGAAGCAGGCCATCCTGGAGAGCCCCGTGTCCTCCTGCCCCCCCGAGCTGGCCAACCACCCCGACGCCCAGCACAAGCCTGGCACCATCCTCACCAAGAAGAGGCGGGAGGAGACCATCTTCGCCTGA